From a single Chloroflexia bacterium SDU3-3 genomic region:
- a CDS encoding GNAT family N-acetyltransferase codes for MTHPEPQLRIEVVPGERIYLSHPHRSDLPLFARWFADLELTAYLGASGRSYTYEDEEGWYSSRNSDSTRTFAIIVRETAQIIGSVSLMKIDHQHGRAELGIAIGEKSAWSQGYGTEAVRLMCEYGFTFLNLHSIHLWHTGFNERGHRAYLKAGFREAGRLRAARLFDGRRYDDILMDITREDFGATGLGRLIGQIAPDDEALAKN; via the coding sequence ATGACCCATCCAGAACCGCAGCTCCGTATCGAAGTTGTGCCCGGCGAGCGCATCTACCTGAGCCACCCGCATCGCAGCGACCTGCCGCTCTTCGCCCGCTGGTTCGCCGACCTTGAGCTGACCGCCTACCTTGGCGCGTCTGGCCGCTCGTACACCTACGAGGATGAGGAGGGCTGGTACAGCAGCCGCAACAGCGACAGCACGCGCACCTTCGCGATCATCGTGCGCGAGACCGCCCAGATCATCGGCTCTGTCTCGCTGATGAAGATCGACCACCAGCATGGCCGCGCCGAGCTGGGCATCGCCATCGGCGAGAAGAGCGCCTGGAGCCAGGGCTACGGCACCGAGGCGGTACGCCTGATGTGCGAGTACGGCTTCACCTTCCTGAACCTGCACAGCATCCACCTGTGGCACACCGGCTTCAACGAGCGCGGCCACCGCGCCTACCTGAAGGCCGGCTTCCGCGAGGCCGGGCGGCTGCGCGCGGCCCGCCTGTTCGACGGCAGGCGCTACGACGACATCCTGATGGACATCACCCGCGAGGACTTTGGGGCCACCGGGCTGGGCCGCCTGATCGGCCAGATCGCGCCGGATGACGAGGCCCTGGCCAAGAACTGA
- a CDS encoding N-acetyl-gamma-glutamyl-phosphate reductase encodes MLRVSIIGGSGYVGGELLRLLLAHPGVEVAHVTSERLAGKPVASTHPNLRGHTSLQYVPASKVAPCDVLFLALPHGSAAKRIEEFAALAPKIVDCSADFRLRDTAAYERWYGEEHPNPAWLGRFVYGLPEIYREQIRAASYVSGVGCNATATNLALLPLARAGLIDTDRDVIVEVKVGSSEGGAQSSDASHHPERSGAVRSFATTGHRHTAEVIQETGVERVHLSITGIEMVRGAVATAHAFAKSAITEKDLWRAYRAAYTPEPFVRIVREKQGIYRLPEPKILAGTNYADVGFALDEATGRIVSICAIDNLGKGAAGSAVQCMNLMCGLEETAGLEFWGLHPV; translated from the coding sequence ATGCTACGTGTCTCCATCATTGGCGGCAGCGGCTATGTGGGCGGCGAGCTGCTGCGGCTGCTGCTGGCCCACCCGGGTGTGGAGGTTGCGCATGTGACCTCGGAGCGGCTTGCGGGCAAGCCGGTGGCCAGCACCCACCCCAACCTGCGCGGCCACACCAGCCTGCAGTATGTGCCTGCCAGCAAGGTCGCGCCCTGCGACGTGCTGTTTCTGGCGCTGCCCCACGGCTCGGCGGCCAAGCGGATCGAGGAGTTCGCGGCGCTCGCGCCAAAGATCGTCGACTGCTCCGCCGACTTCCGCCTGCGCGATACGGCCGCCTACGAGCGCTGGTATGGCGAGGAGCACCCCAACCCCGCGTGGCTGGGCCGCTTCGTCTACGGCCTGCCCGAGATCTACCGCGAGCAGATCCGCGCGGCCAGCTACGTCTCGGGCGTGGGCTGCAACGCCACCGCCACCAACCTGGCGCTGCTGCCGCTGGCCCGCGCGGGCCTGATCGACACCGACCGCGACGTGATCGTGGAGGTGAAGGTTGGCTCGTCCGAGGGCGGCGCGCAGTCGAGCGACGCCTCGCACCACCCCGAGCGCTCGGGCGCGGTGCGCTCGTTCGCCACCACCGGCCACCGCCACACCGCCGAGGTCATCCAGGAGACCGGGGTCGAGCGGGTGCACCTCTCGATCACCGGTATCGAGATGGTGCGCGGCGCGGTGGCCACGGCCCACGCCTTCGCCAAGAGCGCGATCACCGAGAAGGATCTGTGGCGGGCCTACCGCGCCGCCTACACGCCCGAGCCATTCGTGCGGATCGTGCGCGAGAAGCAGGGCATCTACCGCCTGCCCGAGCCGAAGATCCTGGCCGGCACCAACTACGCCGATGTCGGCTTCGCGCTGGATGAGGCCACGGGCCGGATCGTCAGCATCTGCGCGATCGATAACCTGGGCAAGGGTGCCGCAGGCTCGGCCGTGCAGTGCATGAACCTGATGTGCGGCCTCGAAGAGACCGCAGGGCTTGAGTTCTGGGGGCTGCACCCGGTGTAG
- a CDS encoding isocitrate/isopropylmalate dehydrogenase family protein, translating to MATTTPSILLIPGDGIGPEVTEAAVAVLRASGLPLQFAEAEAGWGTFQRQGAALPDATLAAAQASDAILFGAVASPSHPVQGYRSPIVGMRRALDLYANIRPVTSIPATLAAGRAAVDLVVVRENTEGLYAGRERLEDGGATAIAERVITRAASERIVRTALELARARGQAAARPARVTVVHKANVLRETCGLFRSAALDVAAAFPDVAVDELLVDTAALQLVQRPERFDVIVTTNLFGDILSDIACYWGGGMGMASSANLGRSTALFEPVHGAAPDIAGRGVANPLAAIGCAAMLLDHLAARVADPAPYLAAAQRTRAAASATLAHGPATPDLGGSATTAQVTAAVIELIQSA from the coding sequence ATGGCCACCACCACACCGAGCATCCTGCTCATCCCCGGCGATGGCATCGGCCCCGAGGTGACCGAGGCCGCCGTGGCGGTGCTGCGCGCCAGCGGCCTGCCGCTGCAGTTCGCCGAGGCCGAGGCGGGCTGGGGCACCTTCCAGCGCCAGGGCGCGGCCCTGCCGGATGCCACGCTGGCGGCGGCCCAGGCCAGCGACGCCATCCTGTTTGGCGCGGTGGCCTCGCCCAGCCACCCGGTGCAGGGCTACCGCAGCCCGATCGTGGGCATGCGCCGCGCCCTCGACCTGTACGCCAACATCCGCCCGGTCACCTCCATCCCCGCCACGCTGGCCGCTGGCCGCGCCGCCGTGGATCTGGTGGTGGTGCGCGAGAACACCGAGGGCCTGTACGCCGGGCGCGAGCGGCTGGAGGACGGCGGCGCGACCGCCATCGCCGAGCGCGTGATCACCCGCGCCGCCAGCGAGCGGATCGTGCGCACCGCGCTGGAGCTGGCCCGCGCCAGGGGCCAGGCTGCCGCGCGCCCCGCCCGCGTGACGGTGGTGCACAAGGCCAATGTGCTGCGCGAGACATGCGGCCTGTTCCGCAGCGCCGCGCTGGATGTGGCCGCCGCCTTCCCCGATGTGGCCGTAGATGAGCTGCTGGTCGACACGGCGGCGCTCCAGCTGGTGCAGCGCCCCGAGCGCTTCGACGTGATCGTGACGACCAACCTGTTTGGCGACATCCTCTCGGACATCGCCTGCTACTGGGGCGGCGGCATGGGCATGGCGTCCTCGGCCAACCTGGGCCGCAGCACCGCGCTGTTCGAGCCGGTGCACGGGGCCGCGCCCGACATCGCGGGCCGGGGCGTGGCCAACCCGCTGGCCGCCATCGGCTGCGCGGCCATGCTGCTGGATCACCTGGCCGCCCGCGTGGCCGACCCCGCGCCCTACCTGGCTGCGGCCCAGCGCACCCGCGCCGCCGCCAGCGCCACGCTGGCCCACGGCCCGGCCACCCCCGACCTGGGCGGCAGCGCCACCACTGCCCAGGTCACGGCGGCGGTGATCGAGCTGATTCAGTCGGCGTAG
- the lysX gene encoding lysine biosynthesis protein LysX, protein MRIGVLCSRIRVEEKLIFAEFEKRGVPFERINDQDIVFDLNSGSYPYDVVLERSIEHNSALYTLKILNDAGVPTVNTYQVADTCGDKFKTTQALIKAGVPSPQTRLAFTPEAALAALEDLGYPAVLKPCIGSWGRLIAKVNDPQSAEALLEHKQILGSYHHSVFYIQEYIQKREDRDIRAFVVGGECIGAIYRTSQHWITNTARGGKATNCPVTPELAEICVNAASAVGGGVVAIDVLEDTEGRLLVNEVNYTMEFRNSIETTGVNIPAHIVEYTLAAARGQA, encoded by the coding sequence ATGCGAATCGGAGTTCTCTGCTCGCGCATCCGCGTCGAAGAAAAGCTGATCTTCGCCGAGTTCGAGAAGCGCGGCGTGCCGTTCGAGCGCATCAACGACCAGGACATCGTCTTCGATCTGAACAGCGGCAGCTACCCCTACGATGTAGTGCTGGAGCGCAGCATCGAGCACAACAGCGCGCTCTACACCCTCAAGATCCTCAACGACGCGGGCGTGCCCACCGTCAACACCTACCAGGTGGCCGACACCTGCGGCGACAAGTTCAAGACCACCCAGGCCCTGATCAAGGCGGGCGTGCCCAGCCCGCAGACCCGGCTGGCCTTCACCCCCGAGGCGGCGCTGGCGGCGCTGGAGGATCTGGGCTACCCGGCGGTGCTGAAGCCCTGCATCGGCTCGTGGGGCCGCCTGATCGCCAAGGTCAACGACCCGCAGTCCGCCGAGGCCCTGCTGGAGCACAAGCAGATCCTCGGCTCATACCACCACTCGGTGTTCTACATCCAGGAGTACATCCAGAAGCGCGAGGATCGCGACATCCGCGCGTTTGTGGTGGGCGGCGAGTGCATCGGCGCGATCTACCGCACCAGCCAGCACTGGATCACCAACACCGCGCGCGGCGGCAAGGCCACCAACTGCCCCGTCACCCCCGAGCTGGCCGAGATCTGTGTGAATGCGGCCAGCGCCGTGGGCGGCGGCGTGGTGGCGATCGACGTGCTGGAGGACACCGAGGGGCGGCTGCTGGTGAACGAGGTGAACTACACCATGGAGTTCCGCAACAGCATCGAGACCACCGGCGTGAACATCCCGGCGCATATCGTGGAGTACACCCTGGCGGCGGCGCGGGGCCAGGCCTAG
- a CDS encoding 3-isopropylmalate dehydratase large subunit, whose translation MAQTLAEQILSHAAGHEAHAGENVVVNVDLVMMHDSISPSIIKVLHNELGAERVFDPSRIAVVVDHVAPAATVQNAEHQANLRRWVREQQIQHFFDVGRGISHPVLVEEGLARPGMLIIGSDSHSTGYGTVGAFGSGMGTTDIALALATGQTWMRVPETVRVQASGALRPGVSAKDLGLRVAREIGADGATYQSVEWHGLDALSLGERMTLATLSIEVGGKAGIVAPTGPAIEAHAARLGYQVPAWLSVQDGATYSRVVEVDLGTLEPQISVPHHVDNVVDLSDLGQVRVDVVYLGTCTNGHYDHMAAAARMLKGRRVAPGTRLIVVPATSEAMLQATNDGTLATLIQAGATIGTPGCGACIGRHMGVLAGGETCLFTGNRNFRGRMGSPEAQIYLGSPEVAAATAITGYITNPAEVL comes from the coding sequence ATGGCACAGACACTGGCTGAGCAGATCCTCTCGCACGCCGCCGGGCACGAGGCCCACGCTGGCGAGAATGTGGTGGTGAATGTCGACCTGGTGATGATGCACGACAGCATCTCGCCCAGCATCATCAAGGTGCTGCACAACGAGCTGGGGGCCGAGCGCGTGTTTGACCCATCCCGCATCGCGGTGGTGGTGGACCACGTGGCCCCGGCGGCCACCGTGCAGAACGCCGAGCACCAGGCCAACCTGCGCCGCTGGGTGCGCGAGCAGCAGATCCAGCACTTCTTCGACGTGGGGCGCGGCATCTCGCACCCCGTGCTGGTGGAGGAGGGGCTGGCCCGCCCCGGCATGCTGATCATCGGCAGCGACTCGCACTCCACCGGCTATGGTACCGTGGGCGCGTTCGGCTCGGGCATGGGCACCACCGACATCGCGCTGGCCCTGGCCACCGGCCAGACCTGGATGCGCGTGCCCGAGACGGTGCGCGTGCAGGCCAGCGGCGCGCTGCGCCCCGGCGTCAGCGCCAAGGATCTGGGCCTGCGCGTGGCCCGCGAGATCGGCGCGGATGGCGCGACCTACCAGTCGGTTGAGTGGCACGGGCTGGACGCCCTCTCGCTGGGCGAGCGTATGACGCTGGCCACCCTCTCGATCGAGGTGGGCGGCAAGGCGGGCATCGTGGCCCCCACCGGCCCGGCCATCGAGGCCCACGCGGCGCGGCTGGGCTACCAGGTACCCGCGTGGCTCAGCGTGCAGGATGGCGCGACCTACAGCCGCGTGGTGGAGGTGGATCTGGGCACCCTAGAGCCGCAGATCAGCGTGCCGCACCACGTGGACAACGTGGTGGACCTGAGCGACCTGGGCCAGGTGAGGGTGGATGTGGTCTACCTGGGCACCTGCACCAATGGCCACTACGACCATATGGCCGCCGCCGCCCGCATGCTGAAGGGCCGCCGCGTGGCCCCCGGCACCCGCCTGATCGTGGTGCCCGCCACATCCGAGGCCATGCTCCAGGCCACCAATGACGGCACGCTGGCCACGCTCATCCAGGCCGGCGCGACCATCGGCACGCCGGGGTGCGGCGCGTGCATCGGGCGGCACATGGGCGTGCTGGCGGGCGGCGAGACCTGCCTGTTCACCGGCAACCGCAACTTCCGTGGCCGCATGGGCTCGCCCGAGGCCCAGATCTACCTCGGCTCGCCCGAGGTGGCCGCCGCCACCGCGATCACTGGCTACATCACCAATCCCGCCGAGGTTCTGTAG
- a CDS encoding homoaconitate hydratase (catalyzes the formation of homoisocitrate from cis-homoaconitate), whose translation MARVWIFGPNVNTDQIVPGRYAPYMLKDEAMLRQYPFVEARPEFAGTVQPGDLLVAGPNFGCGSSREYAPLALKMVQVGAIIAPLFARIFYRNALNLGIPCFEADLTQLLRDGQEVETDLEHGLIVADGQQIQLPPPPAFLREVWAAGGIVPYYKQHGRFPGQPEAQ comes from the coding sequence ATGGCTCGCGTCTGGATCTTTGGCCCCAACGTCAACACCGATCAGATCGTCCCTGGCCGCTACGCCCCCTATATGCTGAAGGATGAGGCCATGCTGCGCCAGTACCCCTTTGTGGAGGCCCGCCCCGAGTTTGCGGGCACGGTGCAGCCGGGCGACCTGCTGGTGGCCGGCCCCAACTTCGGCTGCGGCTCCTCGCGCGAGTACGCGCCGCTGGCCCTGAAGATGGTGCAGGTGGGCGCGATCATCGCCCCGCTGTTCGCCCGCATCTTCTACCGCAACGCGCTGAACCTGGGCATCCCCTGCTTCGAGGCCGACCTGACCCAGCTGCTGCGCGACGGCCAGGAGGTCGAGACCGACCTAGAGCACGGCCTGATCGTGGCCGACGGCCAGCAGATCCAGCTGCCGCCGCCGCCCGCCTTCCTGCGCGAGGTGTGGGCCGCTGGCGGGATCGTGCCCTACTACAAGCAGCATGGCCGCTTCCCCGGCCAGCCCGAGGCGCAGTAG
- the lysW gene encoding lysine biosynthesis protein LysW, which produces METTCPECEATISLNADTVEGEIVTCPDCGVELEVVSVNPPELALAPEVGEDWGE; this is translated from the coding sequence ATGGAGACCACATGCCCAGAGTGCGAGGCCACCATCAGCCTGAACGCCGACACCGTCGAGGGTGAGATCGTCACCTGCCCAGACTGCGGGGTGGAGCTTGAGGTTGTGAGCGTCAACCCGCCCGAGCTGGCGCTTGCGCCCGAGGTTGGCGAGGACTGGGGCGAGTAG
- a CDS encoding cyclic nucleotide-binding domain-containing protein yields MTRRLFSNTADAAVEPQGLWAELRREAARPAAARRGWHSRLGKLPASPGPGLYAALAQRVDPAQYRPVAVPDIAEEEVAEGGQQLTIIHSPRGTYLQLTAAQRAIWHQMDGTRTVAQLATGAFLQFKQLLPVGELVQALRAEGFLVDRPVGVYRALAARLEERTAEGWGRRVLRVLAGRRFELRDIDGIYGAIYRFGGWLLFTPVFALLWLALAVAGASAFALMLTGGVAQADAGGVPTQVATLWLALLVSFFLHESAHALAVKHFGRRLRGGGMMLYYGLPAFYVDTSDIWRSRRLHRVIVSAAGPMSDLLVGGLAAGFAWLHPEAALAPVATKLAFTCYIATLMNANPLLELDGYFILVDVLRLPDLRQRALAFVRGPLWQKLRLATRAERQHAHEHGLRGWLVVSQPLSRDERIFALYGALATLYAAAAVWFALQFWQRWIWGTVVGLWASGGALERAAAAALVLFVIVPVVFGLVFVALGGVRSAVAWLIRNGYGRRPDLIAWVSGGAVLIAALLLGRGQGVGYGQLIPLGLWVVAAVALLVVRPDYQGAAIAPALGALAPATVLAGFGALLRLALPGMWFWQVADGAALLLLLLAAFTAQLEVSVRFAPQRVQLATALMLMAAFGVGGLVMIRELTMIVAPLPPAALGRAAMLALLAAAPAYFGALALALLLPYIFSLADSRLIWSWGLMWMAAAASALAYITDLRASSLGLDVLASGLWAASWITHLATLRQIAPAELAWDHQPGLSESERLVRAFQMCYAGCYRLLRAVYGARRTQDFDDRMDVLAATANWGVRLDRDLAEVALRLEAQPLDVQGARFAEVLRYTVSTIEDIAGASFARRTIQAAYDALPWPERETAGRLCFPDTPWARELSGAFGDAMVGRMRLLREVEALLACDDDELLALARSARTQRLRAGEALLHAGDAPPGVWIVEAGEVLGRDGETVVAELHRASAVGVDELTSQRAAAHSFYTSVESTLLFIPAAELIALIREAAPHAAQAADSAAVLRLLERVPIFADLPRGALRSLAQLAEQRSFAPRSVIIRQDKPSGVLYVIQEGGAAVMVRAGEDERGQQRLRLVNRLGAEEFFGELELIDGTPPRAYVLAATELRVLALPHQAVRALAMGNTATARGLEQVGSARKLELRTTD; encoded by the coding sequence ATGACACGACGTCTTTTTTCCAACACCGCCGATGCTGCGGTTGAGCCGCAGGGGCTGTGGGCCGAGCTACGGCGCGAGGCTGCGCGCCCCGCTGCGGCCCGCAGGGGCTGGCACAGCCGCCTGGGCAAGCTGCCCGCGTCGCCCGGCCCTGGGCTGTACGCCGCGCTGGCGCAGCGGGTCGACCCCGCGCAGTACCGCCCGGTGGCCGTGCCCGATATCGCCGAGGAGGAGGTGGCGGAGGGCGGGCAGCAGCTGACGATCATCCACAGCCCGCGCGGCACCTACCTGCAGCTCACGGCGGCGCAGCGCGCTATCTGGCACCAGATGGACGGCACGCGCACGGTGGCTCAGCTGGCCACGGGCGCATTTCTGCAGTTCAAGCAGCTGCTGCCGGTGGGCGAGCTGGTGCAGGCGCTGCGCGCCGAGGGCTTCTTGGTCGATAGGCCGGTGGGCGTGTACCGCGCGCTGGCGGCCCGGCTGGAGGAGCGCACCGCCGAGGGCTGGGGCCGCCGCGTGCTGCGCGTGCTGGCCGGTCGGCGCTTCGAGCTGCGCGATATCGACGGGATCTACGGCGCGATCTACCGCTTCGGCGGCTGGCTGCTGTTCACGCCGGTGTTTGCGCTGCTGTGGCTGGCGCTGGCCGTGGCGGGCGCGTCGGCCTTCGCGCTGATGCTCACCGGCGGCGTGGCCCAGGCCGACGCGGGCGGCGTGCCGACCCAGGTGGCCACGCTCTGGCTGGCCCTGCTGGTCTCGTTCTTCCTGCACGAGAGCGCCCACGCCCTGGCGGTGAAGCACTTCGGGCGGCGGCTGCGCGGCGGCGGCATGATGCTGTACTACGGCCTGCCCGCCTTCTATGTGGACACCAGCGACATCTGGCGCTCGCGGCGGCTGCACCGCGTGATCGTCTCGGCGGCGGGGCCGATGTCCGACCTGCTGGTGGGCGGGCTGGCGGCGGGCTTCGCCTGGCTGCACCCCGAGGCGGCGCTCGCGCCGGTGGCCACCAAGCTGGCCTTCACCTGCTACATCGCCACGCTGATGAACGCCAACCCGCTGCTGGAGCTAGATGGCTACTTCATCCTGGTGGATGTGCTGCGCCTGCCCGATCTGCGCCAGCGCGCCCTGGCCTTCGTGCGCGGGCCGCTGTGGCAGAAGCTGCGGCTGGCCACCCGCGCCGAGCGCCAGCACGCCCACGAGCACGGCCTGCGCGGCTGGCTGGTAGTATCCCAGCCGCTCAGCCGCGACGAGCGGATCTTTGCGCTGTACGGTGCGCTGGCCACGCTCTACGCGGCGGCGGCGGTCTGGTTCGCGCTGCAGTTCTGGCAGCGCTGGATCTGGGGCACCGTGGTGGGCCTGTGGGCCTCGGGCGGGGCGCTGGAGCGGGCGGCGGCGGCGGCGCTGGTGCTGTTCGTGATCGTGCCGGTGGTGTTCGGGCTGGTGTTTGTGGCGCTGGGCGGGGTGCGCAGCGCGGTGGCCTGGCTCATCCGCAACGGCTACGGGCGCAGGCCCGACCTGATCGCCTGGGTGAGCGGCGGGGCGGTGCTGATCGCCGCGCTGCTGCTGGGGCGGGGCCAGGGCGTGGGCTACGGCCAGCTGATCCCGCTGGGGCTGTGGGTGGTGGCGGCGGTGGCGCTGCTGGTGGTGCGCCCCGACTACCAGGGCGCGGCGATCGCGCCCGCGCTGGGCGCGCTGGCCCCGGCCACCGTGCTGGCGGGCTTCGGCGCGCTGCTGCGGCTGGCCCTGCCGGGCATGTGGTTCTGGCAGGTGGCCGACGGCGCGGCGCTGCTGCTGCTGCTGCTGGCCGCGTTCACCGCCCAGCTGGAGGTGAGCGTGCGCTTCGCGCCCCAGCGGGTGCAGCTGGCCACCGCCCTGATGCTGATGGCGGCCTTCGGCGTGGGCGGGCTGGTGATGATCCGCGAGCTGACGATGATCGTGGCACCGCTGCCGCCCGCCGCCCTGGGCCGCGCCGCCATGCTGGCGCTGCTGGCCGCCGCGCCCGCCTACTTCGGCGCGCTGGCGCTGGCCCTGCTGCTACCCTATATCTTCAGCCTGGCCGACTCGCGCCTGATCTGGTCGTGGGGGCTGATGTGGATGGCGGCGGCGGCCTCGGCCCTGGCCTACATCACCGACCTGCGGGCCTCGTCGCTGGGGCTGGATGTGCTGGCCTCGGGCCTGTGGGCGGCCTCGTGGATCACCCACCTGGCCACGCTGCGCCAGATCGCCCCCGCCGAGCTGGCGTGGGATCACCAGCCCGGCCTGAGCGAGTCCGAGCGCCTGGTGCGGGCCTTCCAGATGTGCTACGCCGGGTGCTACCGCCTGCTGCGTGCGGTGTACGGCGCGCGGCGCACCCAGGATTTCGACGACCGCATGGATGTGCTGGCCGCCACGGCCAACTGGGGCGTGCGGCTCGACCGCGACCTGGCCGAGGTGGCGCTGCGGCTGGAGGCCCAGCCGCTGGATGTGCAGGGCGCACGCTTCGCCGAGGTGCTGCGCTACACGGTCTCCACTATCGAGGATATCGCCGGGGCGTCCTTTGCCCGCCGCACCATCCAGGCCGCCTACGACGCGCTGCCCTGGCCCGAGCGCGAGACGGCGGGGCGGCTGTGCTTCCCCGACACGCCCTGGGCCAGGGAGCTGTCGGGCGCGTTCGGCGACGCCATGGTGGGCCGCATGCGGCTGCTGCGCGAGGTGGAGGCCCTGCTGGCCTGCGACGACGATGAGCTGCTGGCCCTGGCCCGCAGCGCGCGCACCCAGCGCCTGCGTGCGGGCGAGGCGCTGCTGCACGCTGGCGACGCGCCGCCCGGCGTCTGGATCGTGGAGGCAGGCGAGGTGCTGGGCCGCGACGGCGAGACGGTGGTGGCCGAGCTACACCGCGCCAGCGCCGTGGGCGTGGATGAGCTGACCAGCCAGCGCGCGGCGGCCCACTCGTTCTACACCTCGGTCGAGTCGACGCTGCTGTTCATCCCCGCCGCCGAGCTGATCGCCCTGATCCGCGAGGCCGCGCCCCACGCGGCCCAGGCCGCCGACAGCGCGGCGGTGCTGCGCCTGCTGGAGCGCGTGCCGATCTTCGCCGACCTGCCGCGCGGCGCGCTGCGCAGCCTGGCCCAGCTGGCCGAGCAGCGCAGCTTCGCACCGCGCAGCGTGATCATCCGCCAAGACAAGCCCTCGGGCGTGCTGTATGTGATCCAGGAGGGCGGCGCGGCGGTGATGGTGCGGGCGGGCGAGGATGAGCGCGGCCAGCAGCGGCTGCGGCTGGTGAACCGCCTGGGCGCGGAGGAGTTCTTCGGCGAGCTGGAGCTGATCGATGGCACGCCGCCCCGCGCCTATGTGCTGGCGGCCACCGAGCTGCGCGTGCTGGCGCTGCCCCATCAGGCGGTGCGCGCGCTGGCCATGGGCAACACGGCGACGGCACGCGGCCTGGAGCAGGTGGGCAGCGCCCGCAAGCTGGAGCTGCGCACGACCGATTAA
- a CDS encoding LysE family translocator, which translates to MNLLLQGLLIGFSIAAPVGPIGVLCIRRTLADGRTVGLATGLGAASADAVFGSVAAFGLAIISGFLMQQQTWIKLLGGAFLCYLGVRTLLSRPAEQAAQAGGSSLLGAYASTFFLTLTNPASIVLFSAVFASLGLFGGVGGMALLLVLGVFLGSALWWLLLSGGVSLLRSRFNAAAMLWVNRISGLIIFGFGAAALLSLLAR; encoded by the coding sequence ATGAATCTGCTGCTTCAGGGACTGCTGATCGGCTTCTCGATCGCAGCGCCAGTCGGGCCGATCGGGGTGCTGTGCATCCGGCGGACGCTGGCGGATGGTCGGACGGTTGGGCTTGCCACCGGGCTGGGGGCGGCCTCGGCGGATGCGGTGTTCGGCAGCGTTGCCGCGTTTGGTCTGGCGATCATCTCCGGCTTCCTGATGCAGCAGCAGACCTGGATCAAGCTGCTGGGCGGCGCGTTCCTGTGCTACCTAGGCGTGCGCACGCTGCTCTCGCGGCCCGCCGAGCAGGCGGCGCAGGCGGGCGGCAGCAGCCTGCTGGGCGCGTATGCATCCACCTTCTTCCTCACGCTCACCAACCCGGCCAGCATCGTGCTGTTCAGCGCGGTGTTCGCCAGCCTGGGCCTGTTCGGCGGCGTGGGCGGCATGGCGCTGCTGCTGGTGCTGGGCGTGTTCCTCGGCTCGGCGCTGTGGTGGCTGCTGCTCAGCGGCGGGGTCAGCCTGCTGCGCTCGCGCTTCAATGCCGCCGCGATGCTGTGGGTGAACCGCATCTCTGGCCTGATCATCTTTGGCTTTGGCGCGGCGGCGCTGCTCAGCCTGCTGGCCCGCTAG